The DNA region CGATGTTAAAGGTCATCGTTATCACTCCACTTTTTCTCTCCTATTGTTATCACGCTCATACTCGTTAGAGGATATGTCCTAACATTAAAACCCACTTTTCTAAGAATGAACTCCACTATCCACTGAGACCAAAGGTAAGTCTTCATAGTGAATGTGTAACCTTCGCTTAAATTGACGTAGAAAAGCTCTCTGGAACCTCCTTTAAAGTCAAAACCCTTATGGTAGGCTATAAATGGTTCTTCAACATAAACGTCTTTTATGATTCCTGCAGAGAGGGCTTTCACAAAATCCGAGTAATCCACTATTATTGCACCGTCGGGCTTTAAAACCCTGTAAGCTTCTCTTACTATTTCATCAAAGTCGTAGATGCTGAAGTGTGGCAAATTATACCCTAACGTAACAACGAGGTCAAAGCTTTCATCATCAAACTCTAGTCTTTTGGCATCCATAATGTAGAATTGTGCCTTCGAATTTCTCAGCTTTGCGTTCTCCCTTGCTTTTTCAATTGCCTTTCTGTCTATATCAATGCCCACAACTTCAAAACCAAGCTCCTCTAGGGCAAAAGTCGAGACTCCCGCATTACAGCCGATATCCAATACTCTCCCACTCTTTACTGGAGAATACTTTTGTAAAACTCCTTTTATTTGCTCTATCCTTCTCTTTCCAACTTCAGTGTTTGGGTCATACATCTCGGCAAACTCCCTGTAAAACGGCTCAAAAGTTTCACCCAGATGTTTGAACATGTTTTCACCCCCATTCAATCTGGGCTTGCTCTTTAAAACAATTTATGGGTGTTTCTAAGGTTCTTCACAAACGCTCTTTAGTGCATAAGGCTTACAACCTCCACAATCCTTCTTGCTAAATAATCAACCAGCATTTGCGCCTTTGATTCT from Palaeococcus pacificus DY20341 includes:
- a CDS encoding class I SAM-dependent methyltransferase, with product MFKHLGETFEPFYREFAEMYDPNTEVGKRRIEQIKGVLQKYSPVKSGRVLDIGCNAGVSTFALEELGFEVVGIDIDRKAIEKARENAKLRNSKAQFYIMDAKRLEFDDESFDLVVTLGYNLPHFSIYDFDEIVREAYRVLKPDGAIIVDYSDFVKALSAGIIKDVYVEEPFIAYHKGFDFKGGSRELFYVNLSEGYTFTMKTYLWSQWIVEFILRKVGFNVRTYPLTSMSVITIGEKKWSDNDDL